Below is a genomic region from Brassica oleracea var. oleracea cultivar TO1000 chromosome C9, BOL, whole genome shotgun sequence.
CTGATGGGGCTGTCATGTTCTCAAAGTGACTTGTTTTTTTTTGTATCATTTCACTTAACAAAATGGTTTCTAGGTTGGATGTCTTTAGAGCCTGCAAGTTAAATTAGACTGTTACAAGTATCGGTTTTATGTTCTCTTTCTAGAAAAAAGAAGCAGACATATTTAGCAATTTTCACCGCTGATAACTAAGTTGAAATCAGATTGTTCTCGGTGGCCTAAGTTGATTTTGTCTCCGTCAAAACCCAGTTTGCATACCTTTCTAGACAGTGATTACCTTCAAGTGTAATGTTTTTCATTTCACCTTTCATAAGAAACTCTGATCACAACTTATGGATGGTGCAGGGTGCATGGCCGCCTTGGATGCAGAGCATTACTTACAGGAGATTGGATCTCAAAAAGGTAAGAGTGATTAGAGATTGGATGCTGTGTCATTTGCAGAACCGTCAAACAGATGATAACGATGAGGGAGTTTTTTTATGTGCGTTTGCAGTTGAACTTGGTCAAGTTGTAAGAGCAACTCCACTCACGGTATATAATGGAGCATCTACGAGTACTCCATTCACGGTATATAATGGAGTATCTACGAGTACTCCATTCACGGTAGATAATGGAGAAACTACGGGTAGAAGGTAACAAAATAAATGAAAAACTTGAGAACCTTTTTTTGGTCGAAAATACAATACCCAATATGATAATATGGGTGGAGAAGACAATGATCCGAACAAAACTAAGAGCACAACAATGATTGTAGGGAAACAAGATGCAAGTGGAGCCCAGCTGAAGATGTTGTTCTTATTAATGCGTGGTTAAATACAGACAAATATATAATTGTGGCTACTGATCAAAGAGCTTCTTCTTTTTGGAAAAGAATTGCTGCATATTATTCATCAAGTCCTGCAGCTGCAAGTCTACCAAAGCGAGAAAGCAGTCACTGTAAGCAAAGGTGGCAGAAAATAAATGATAGTGTTTGCAAGTTTGTTGAATGCTATGATCATGCTTTGAGACAAAGAACTAGTGGCCAGTCCGAAGATGATGTTGTCCAAGTTGCATACCAATTCTACTTCGACGATTGCAAAAAGAGATTCACGCTTGAACATGCATGGAGGAAGCTCCGTCATAGTCAAAAATGGTATAGTTACATCTCAAAATGTTCTAAGAGTAGTGGAAGTTCAAAACGAGCAAAATTGGATGAAGGGGGCACATTTTCTTCAAGCTCTAATACAAAAAGTAATGTAGAGGAACACGCTATGGTGGCTCGTCCTATTGGTGTGAAGTCATCAAAGGGCGAAGGGGAGAATGTTGTTACTAAAACAACAAATGAAGAGAATGTTGTTACTACTAAAACAACAAATGAAGAAAGGGAGTCCAACTCTCGATCAAGGCTAGAGAACTTGTGGGCTCTAAATGAGAAAGATATAGCTGAGAGAAATAAACTATCAAGGATAGAGCTGCTTAGAAGCCTTCTGGGAAAAACAGAAAAACTTTCAGAAAAAGAAGAAACTTTGAAGAACAAACTCATCGATGAAATGTTGTAATGTTAAGCTTAAGCTTGTATTGTTTATCGCGTAACTTATATTATATTTGTAATATATGCTGTAGGTAAGGTGTTATATTAGCGTGCAAAGACTTTCTCTTGATCATTATCTTTTTTTTTTTTTTTTTGTCAACCTCTTGATCATTATCTCCATCTTTGTAATAAACACTTTCTAAGGTCAAGTAAGCAAACTTCTTCAAATTCAAAAATAATAATAAAAGAATCTCTACAAGAATTTGGAAGTTTTGTTCAAAATAAGGAAAGAACTTTAAAAAAAAAAATGTATGCTAAATGATGCTCTGCAAAAGAACAATTCATATACTAAAGGGTTTTGGGCAAGTGAATTACAGACTCTATTCTACAAATATGCCTACTAATATGGGCAATATTTTCAGTTCAGGTTCTTTTTTCATTTCACCTTTCATAATAAATGTATGCTAAATGATACTCTGCAAAAGAACAATTCATATAAATCTAAAGGGTGAGCATTTGCACAAGTGAATTACAGACTCTACAAATATGCCTTACTAATATGGGAAATATTTTCGGCAATCAAATTTGACTTCATGATGAAAATAGGCGTCATCAGTAAGATTAAGGTTTAGTTAATTATAATTTGGATTATGGTTTAATATTTTGTTCTACCATTTTTAGTTTTGTTTTTATAAGTTTTTTCTCTAATTTATGATTGCTTGTATTATTTTTAATATTATAACTCTTTTATTATATTATATATATATAAATTGCTTTAGTAGTTTAAACATAAATTATTAGTATTATTATTGGGCTTATGATAGATGAGAAAAATAAAAAAAGTTAACAAATACAGTTAAATAAATTTCAAATATAATTTCATATGTTTAAATTTTTCTTAGATTTTTTTAAATTAAGATAAGTTTAAAATTATTTTTTCCTAAAATTACAATAAAATTCAAATATAATATAATAATATTATAGAAATAAGATACTTAGAGCAAGATTATTGGTGTATCTTAGGTGGAATCTTAAAGGGGGGGGGGACAAAAATTGTAAAACCCAGGAGAAAAGTTTGTTAATTAAGAGACATCTACGTTGGTCCTTGTACTGTTTGCGGACCCCACTGATACTTGGTGGTCCGCGATTGGTTTTTTTTTTTTTTTTAAATCAGATAAAAAAAGAAGAAAAAAAAAATTTAAGAACCCTAAAAAATCCCTACCCATTTTAATATAGTTTCTTAACTTAAATTTTATTAGAACATAATAGTATTATATTAATGAGATATATATAGCGAATATCTCACTAAAAAGGTTACTCTAACTCTGGTGGGTTAGAGCTTTGATCAGTTTGCTCTTGAATTGTTTCTCATTTGAGGACTTTTTATTTGATCTGATTATGCAGTTTCAGTTTAAATTAATCCGAATGGATTCGAGTCTCTATAGCTCAATAAAACTAAAATGGGTTTCTCGTTATATTGGTTGGTTAATTCATAGTTTCTATACAATTCTCAGTTGAATATCGCATAGTAACTTCCACTAATTAAATGGGATAAGTTACAAAACTAAACTACACACTTGTTTCTTCGTCAACACTAAACTGTTTAATTTTCTGATTTATGATATTTAACGTTTTAAATGACCAAAGAATATATATAAACATATACGTGTACTGTGGTTCTTATTAACCTCACAATAAATACAACTTCAGTTGTACAAAAAAGTACTAACATAAGTTTTTTAAACTCTACGTTAGTTGTGTCTTCCTTCTTTCTACCTCTCCTTTTCCCTCATGATCACAACAAGCAAGAGTCAGAGATATTTGTTACGGTTTCTTGTGCTCCACGGTGGAGCTACGGCCGCCGCAGCTCCC
It encodes:
- the LOC106319281 gene encoding thioredoxin reductase 2-like — translated: METHKTKVCIVGSGPAAHTAAIYAARAELTPLLFEGWMANDIAPGGQLTTTTDVENFPGFPDGILGVDLVAKFRKQSERFGTKIFTETVNKVDFSSKPFKLFTNTRTVLADAVIVSTGAVAKRLSFAGSGEGAGGFWNRGISACAVCDGAAPIFRDKPLVVIGGGDSAMEEANFLTKYGSKVYIIHRRDTFRASKIMQKRALSNPKIEVILNGSVVEAYGDENGKGVLGGLKVKNVVTGDVSDLKASGLFFAIGHEPATKFLDGQLELDEDGYVVTKPGTTKTSVAGVFAAGDVQDKKYRQAISAAGTGCMAALDAEHYLQEIGSQKVELGQVVRATPLTVYNGASTSTPFTVYNGVSTSTPFTVDNGETTGRRETRCKWSPAEDVVLINAWLNTDKYIIVATDQRASSFWKRIAAYYSSSPAAASLPKRESSHCKQRWQKINDSVCKFVECYDHALRQRTSGQSEDDVVQVAYQFYFDDCKKRFTLEHAWRKLRHSQKWYSYISKCSKSSGSSKRAKLDEGGTFSSSSNTKSNVEEHAMVARPIGVKSSKGEGENVVTKTTNEENVVTTKTTNEERESNSRSRLENLWALNEKDIAERNKLSRIELLRSLLGKTEKLSEKEETLKNKLIDEML